The Candidatus Edwardsbacteria bacterium DNA window AATATGCCAGGTTACACCGGCCGCGATCAGGAATAAAACGATTCTGACCATAAGAAGCTTAATAACAAACAAGGCCGAAAAGGTTATGGTAATCCATAACGTGGAAATAGCCAGCATCTTTATTTTCAGGGGAATTCCCTTTCGTTCCCGGTAATTTCTTAT harbors:
- a CDS encoding YbaN family protein produces the protein LGIFLPLLPTTPFLLLAAVCYARSSRRFYNWLMTNRWFGNYIRNYRERKGIPLKIKMLAISTLWITITFSALFVIKLLMVRIVLFLIAAGVTWHIASVKTLKNCQDEV